A stretch of the Proteus sp. ZN5 genome encodes the following:
- the murI gene encoding glutamate racemase — protein sequence MAIARQDENTSSQEVTTSDALSTANPTVLVFDSGVGGLSVYREIREKLPEAHYIYVFDNEAFPYGEKSQEFIIDRVVRIVSAVAEKHDIATIVIACNTASTVSLPALRAKFTEIPIVGVVPAIKPAAKLTCNGVVGLLATRATVKRPYTHELIERFATDCKVHSLGSAELVELAERKLHGEEVSLDELRKILTPWLKMKEPPDTVVLGCTHFPLLADELLSVLPDGTRIIDSGAAIARRTAWLVVNQAKIKGSNEISFAYCLKEDENSELLKPVLASFGFESLRKLAL from the coding sequence ATGGCTATCGCACGCCAGGACGAGAATACTTCCTCACAGGAAGTTACAACTTCTGATGCACTATCTACCGCTAACCCTACTGTATTAGTTTTTGATTCAGGGGTTGGCGGTTTATCTGTTTATCGTGAGATCCGTGAAAAACTACCGGAGGCTCACTATATCTATGTTTTCGATAATGAAGCTTTCCCTTATGGTGAAAAATCACAAGAGTTTATTATTGACCGTGTTGTTCGAATAGTTAGCGCGGTTGCTGAAAAACATGATATCGCTACAATTGTTATTGCTTGTAATACAGCAAGTACAGTAAGTCTTCCTGCTTTACGCGCCAAGTTTACAGAGATCCCTATTGTGGGGGTTGTTCCGGCTATTAAGCCTGCAGCTAAATTAACGTGTAATGGCGTAGTTGGATTATTAGCGACAAGAGCGACAGTTAAACGTCCTTATACCCACGAACTTATTGAACGCTTTGCGACTGATTGCAAAGTTCACTCTTTAGGTTCGGCTGAGCTGGTGGAATTGGCAGAAAGAAAACTTCATGGTGAAGAGGTTTCTTTAGATGAGCTTCGCAAAATCCTTACACCTTGGCTAAAAATGAAAGAGCCACCAGATACCGTGGTATTAGGTTGCACTCATTTCCCTTTATTAGCGGATGAACTTCTTTCTGTTTTACCTGATGGCACACGAATTATCGATTCTGGCGCTGCAATTGCACGAAGAACTGCGTGGTTGGTCGTAAATCAAGCGAAAATAAAAGGTTCAAATGAAATTAGCTTCGCTTATTGCTTAAAAGAAGATGAGAATAGCGAATTACTAAAACCTGTTTTAGCAAGTTTTGGTTTCGAATCGCTCAGAAAATTGGCGCTTTAA
- the btuB gene encoding TonB-dependent vitamin B12 receptor BtuB: MNNKNVFFISSLALGVMASSFSTFADNNNTLSVTANRFQEPSSSILAPMTIVEREQIERWQSNSVLDVLRRLPGIDVGQNGGIGQQSSIFVRGTNSNHVLILVDGVRLNQANVSGSSDISQIPLSLVQRIEYIRGPRSSVYGSDAIGGVINILTERENEGGTLNATMGSHGYQEYDGSVKQKIGDKTTLTAAGSYLYTKGYDVEARGNTGGHPQPDRDGFMNKSLWLGVNHDINDNVSLFARAYGFDNRTAYDAEPDYNDNTIITDTRALFSRTYDAGMQFHRDNYSSSLNTSYNYTKDYDYDPRYGRYGKGSRFTNSEQYNVQWGNHLLLENGSIGGGVDWQRQSIKAGSNGFPNKEQFDNTGLYLTGQQKLGEIIAEASVRSDKHSEYGWHTTWQTNLGWEFVDGYRVIGGYGTAFKAPTLMQLYSEWGSNPDLQPEESKQWEGGFEGLTGPLSWRLTAYRNRINNLIQSDPHQGWKNHNIGEALIKGAEFTGEMDTGIFHHTFNYQYIDARNDETHQRLDRRARQQVKYQLDWQVEKLDMGVTYQYIGQRTDKEYDPSTYSSKPISLGGVSIWDLTASYPITSHLSIRGRIANLFDKDYETAYGYRTPGREYFLTGSYNF, translated from the coding sequence ATGAATAATAAAAATGTTTTTTTCATTTCGAGTCTTGCTTTGGGTGTAATGGCAAGTAGTTTTAGTACATTTGCAGATAACAACAATACATTAAGTGTGACTGCAAATCGTTTCCAAGAACCTAGCTCTTCTATTTTAGCGCCAATGACGATAGTTGAACGCGAGCAAATAGAGCGTTGGCAAAGTAATAGTGTCCTTGATGTATTGCGCCGATTGCCGGGTATTGATGTGGGGCAAAATGGTGGAATAGGGCAACAAAGCTCAATATTTGTGAGAGGTACAAATTCAAACCATGTTCTCATTTTAGTAGACGGTGTGCGTTTAAATCAGGCTAATGTATCTGGTAGTTCCGATATTAGCCAAATTCCCCTTTCTCTTGTTCAACGTATTGAATATATAAGAGGGCCTCGCTCTTCGGTTTATGGATCTGATGCAATTGGTGGGGTAATTAATATTCTAACTGAAAGAGAAAACGAAGGTGGTACTCTCAATGCCACAATGGGTTCTCATGGTTATCAAGAATATGATGGCTCTGTAAAACAAAAAATCGGTGATAAAACAACACTAACGGCGGCAGGTAGTTATCTCTATACCAAAGGCTATGATGTAGAAGCGAGAGGTAATACAGGAGGGCATCCTCAACCTGATCGTGATGGTTTTATGAATAAGTCACTATGGTTAGGCGTTAATCACGATATAAATGATAACGTTTCTTTATTTGCACGGGCTTATGGTTTTGATAATCGTACGGCTTATGATGCTGAGCCAGATTATAACGATAATACCATTATTACTGATACTCGCGCACTGTTTAGCCGCACTTATGATGCAGGTATGCAATTTCATCGCGATAACTATTCTTCTTCTTTAAATACTAGCTATAACTACACCAAAGATTATGACTATGATCCTCGTTATGGTCGCTATGGTAAAGGAAGCCGTTTTACCAACTCTGAACAATATAATGTACAGTGGGGAAATCACCTTTTATTAGAGAATGGCAGTATTGGTGGTGGTGTTGATTGGCAACGTCAATCCATTAAAGCGGGCTCCAATGGATTTCCTAATAAAGAACAATTCGACAATACGGGCTTATATCTAACAGGGCAGCAAAAATTAGGCGAAATTATAGCTGAAGCTTCTGTGCGTTCTGATAAGCATTCAGAGTATGGCTGGCATACTACTTGGCAAACTAACCTAGGTTGGGAGTTTGTTGATGGTTATCGTGTGATTGGTGGTTATGGTACAGCATTTAAAGCACCGACACTGATGCAACTTTATAGTGAATGGGGAAGTAATCCAGATTTACAACCTGAAGAGAGCAAACAGTGGGAAGGGGGATTTGAAGGGTTAACGGGACCTTTATCATGGCGATTAACCGCATATAGAAACCGAATTAATAATCTTATCCAGTCAGATCCTCATCAAGGTTGGAAAAATCATAATATTGGCGAGGCATTAATTAAAGGTGCAGAATTTACAGGGGAAATGGATACAGGTATTTTCCATCACACTTTTAATTACCAATATATAGATGCAAGAAATGATGAAACACATCAACGCCTTGATCGCCGAGCTCGTCAGCAAGTGAAATATCAGCTTGATTGGCAGGTCGAAAAATTAGATATGGGAGTGACATACCAATATATTGGTCAACGTACTGATAAAGAGTACGATCCTTCAACTTATTCATCAAAACCTATTTCTTTAGGTGGTGTGAGTATTTGGGATTTAACTGCTTCATATCCTATTACATCACATCTCTCAATTCGTGGTAGAATAGCCAACCTGTTTGATAAAGATTATGAGACAGCTTATGGCTATCGCACGCCAGGACGAGAATACTTCCTCACAGGAAGTTACAACTTCTGA
- the trmA gene encoding tRNA (uridine(54)-C5)-methyltransferase TrmA, whose translation MQNSLPTQTYQSQLNEKTQRLQTMMAPFNAPEAEVFSSPEQHYRMRAEFRIWHEEDSLYHIMFDQETKQRIRVDQFPVASQLINKMMAALLAEIKDKPTLRKKLFQIDYLSTLSNKIIVSLLYHKKIDETWQQEAMTLRQSLIAQGFDVQLIGRAYKTKIMLDNDFIDEVLPVAGKEMIYRQVENSFTQPNAQVNIKMLEWALKATENAKGDLLELYCGNGNFSLALARNFDRVLATEIAKPSVYAAQYNIAMNHIDNVKIIRMSAEDFTQAMNGVREFKRLEGIDLKDYQCETIFVDPPRSGLDEKTVELVKSYPSVLYISCNPETLCQNLETLIKTHKISKLALFDQFPYTHHMECGVLLEKR comes from the coding sequence ATGCAGAATTCATTACCAACGCAAACATATCAGTCTCAACTGAATGAAAAAACACAACGTCTACAAACGATGATGGCTCCTTTTAATGCGCCTGAAGCAGAGGTTTTTTCATCACCAGAACAGCATTATCGTATGCGTGCGGAATTCCGTATCTGGCATGAAGAAGATTCTCTTTATCATATTATGTTTGACCAAGAGACTAAACAGCGTATTCGCGTTGATCAATTTCCGGTTGCCAGCCAGCTTATTAATAAAATGATGGCAGCCTTGTTAGCAGAAATAAAAGATAAACCGACACTCAGAAAGAAACTGTTTCAGATAGATTATCTTTCTACATTGAGTAATAAAATTATTGTCTCACTGCTTTATCACAAGAAAATTGATGAAACTTGGCAACAAGAAGCAATGACATTACGCCAATCATTAATTGCTCAAGGTTTTGATGTGCAATTAATCGGTCGTGCATATAAAACAAAAATTATGCTTGATAACGATTTTATTGATGAAGTGCTACCCGTTGCTGGCAAAGAGATGATTTATCGCCAAGTTGAAAATAGCTTCACGCAACCTAATGCACAGGTCAATATTAAAATGTTGGAATGGGCATTAAAGGCAACAGAAAATGCAAAAGGCGATCTGCTTGAGCTGTATTGCGGTAACGGTAACTTTTCATTAGCGCTTGCACGTAATTTTGATCGCGTGCTGGCAACAGAAATAGCCAAGCCTTCTGTTTATGCCGCGCAATATAATATTGCGATGAACCATATTGATAATGTAAAGATTATTCGTATGTCTGCAGAAGATTTTACTCAAGCAATGAATGGAGTAAGGGAATTTAAGCGCCTAGAAGGGATTGATTTAAAAGATTACCAGTGTGAAACCATTTTTGTTGACCCACCTCGTAGTGGTTTAGACGAGAAAACTGTAGAGTTGGTTAAAAGTTACCCTAGTGTTTTATACATTTCTTGTAACCCAGAAACACTGTGCCAGAATTTAGAAACGCTAATTAAAACACATAAAATCAGTAAATTAGCTTTATTTGATCAGTTCCCATACACCCACCATATGGAATGTGGCGTGTTATTAGAAAAAAGATAA
- a CDS encoding YijD family membrane protein has protein sequence MEQNRCEKSTLLLATVIGVALHGTYSSLFNPFIETWSVFPLISLILAVYCLYQRYLNQPMTDGMPKLIFSFFLLGFFGYNAYTRTVNPEWGSNFFSSVCIVIVALWIYRQFKQRQRLRIQAEEAERASQAEQY, from the coding sequence ATGGAACAAAATCGCTGTGAAAAAAGCACGCTATTACTTGCTACAGTTATTGGTGTTGCTTTACATGGTACTTATTCAAGCCTTTTTAACCCGTTTATTGAGACGTGGTCAGTTTTTCCACTTATTAGTTTAATCTTGGCAGTTTACTGTTTATATCAGCGCTATTTAAATCAACCTATGACCGATGGTATGCCTAAGCTGATTTTTTCATTCTTTTTATTAGGTTTCTTCGGTTATAACGCTTACACCAGAACCGTTAACCCTGAATGGGGTTCAAATTTCTTCTCTTCAGTTTGTATCGTTATTGTTGCGTTGTGGATTTATCGTCAGTTCAAACAGCGTCAACGCCTACGTATACAGGCAGAAGAAGCTGAAAGAGCATCACAAGCAGAACAGTACTAG
- the fabR gene encoding HTH-type transcriptional repressor FabR, with product MSNNIGVRAKQKEKTRRSLIEAAFSQLSAERSFTSLSLREVAREAGIAPTSFYRHFKDVDELGLTMVDESGLMLRQLMRQARQRIAKGGSVIRTSVATFMEFIGNNPNAFRLLLRERSGTSAEFRAAVAREIQHFIAELADYLEQESHMPRYFTEMQSEAMVTIVFSAGAEALDIDIEKRQQLEERLVIQLRMIAKGAYYWYRREQETQIPLQDNPEIKKKTHQKGDK from the coding sequence GTGAGTAATAATATTGGCGTCAGAGCTAAACAAAAAGAAAAAACCCGTCGCTCTTTAATTGAAGCTGCTTTTAGCCAACTCAGTGCCGAGCGTAGCTTTACAAGTCTAAGTTTACGAGAAGTGGCTAGAGAAGCTGGTATTGCACCCACCTCATTTTATCGTCATTTTAAAGATGTTGATGAACTTGGGCTTACAATGGTTGATGAAAGTGGATTGATGTTACGCCAATTAATGCGCCAAGCACGTCAACGTATTGCGAAAGGTGGTAGTGTTATCAGAACATCCGTAGCTACTTTTATGGAATTTATTGGTAATAATCCTAATGCATTTCGATTATTACTTCGTGAACGTTCTGGGACTTCAGCTGAATTTCGTGCAGCTGTCGCACGAGAGATCCAACATTTTATTGCAGAACTGGCAGACTATCTTGAGCAAGAGAGCCACATGCCACGTTATTTTACAGAAATGCAATCTGAAGCAATGGTCACTATTGTATTTAGTGCAGGCGCAGAAGCACTGGATATCGATATTGAAAAGCGTCAACAATTAGAAGAAAGATTAGTTATACAACTGCGAATGATTGCTAAAGGTGCCTATTATTGGTATCGACGTGAGCAAGAAACGCAAATACCTCTACAAGATAACCCAGAGATAAAGAAAAAAACGCATCAGAAAGGAGATAAATGA
- the sthA gene encoding Si-specific NAD(P)(+) transhydrogenase → MQHSHFDAIVIGSGPGGEGAAMGLVKQGKRVAVIERYNKVGGGCTHWGTIPSKALRHAVSRIIEFNQNPLYSDQSRLINSSFSQILRQASTVISQQTKMRQGFYERNNCTMYSGEAAFIDEHRISVRYPDGTCDILSADNFIIATGSRPYCPPDVDFSHSRIYNSDTILDLEHEPQHVIIYGAGVIGCEYASIFRGLRVKVDLINTRDHLLSFLDQEMSDALSYHFWNNGIVIRHNEEYESIEGVDDGVIVHLKSGKKVKADCLLYANGRTGNTDTLGLENVGIKTDSRGQVSVNAHYQTSCEHIYAVGDVIGYPSLASAAYDQGRIAALAITTGKSETHLIEDIPTGIYTIPEISSVGKTEQQLTAMKIPYEVGRSQFKHLARAQIAGMNVGSLKILFHRETKQILGIHCFGERAAEIIHIGQAIMEQKGEGNTIEYFVNTTFNYPTMAEAYRVAALNGLNRLF, encoded by the coding sequence ATGCAACATTCTCATTTCGATGCAATTGTGATCGGTTCAGGTCCTGGCGGTGAAGGCGCGGCCATGGGGCTTGTTAAACAAGGAAAGCGCGTCGCAGTTATAGAACGTTATAACAAAGTCGGTGGCGGCTGTACTCACTGGGGAACCATTCCTTCAAAAGCTCTACGTCACGCAGTAAGTCGTATTATAGAGTTTAATCAAAACCCGCTTTACAGTGACCAATCTCGTCTTATTAACTCCTCTTTTTCTCAGATACTTCGCCAAGCTAGTACCGTAATTAGTCAGCAGACTAAAATGCGTCAAGGTTTCTACGAGCGTAATAATTGTACAATGTATTCGGGTGAAGCTGCGTTTATTGATGAGCACAGGATCAGTGTGCGTTATCCTGATGGTACTTGCGATATTCTTTCAGCAGATAACTTTATTATTGCAACAGGCTCGCGACCTTATTGTCCACCAGATGTCGATTTCTCTCATTCTCGTATTTATAACAGTGACACTATTCTCGATTTAGAGCATGAACCTCAGCATGTCATTATTTATGGTGCTGGTGTCATTGGTTGTGAATATGCCTCTATTTTTAGAGGATTAAGAGTAAAAGTAGACTTAATTAATACTCGTGATCACCTATTGTCTTTTCTTGATCAAGAGATGTCTGATGCACTTTCTTATCACTTCTGGAATAACGGCATTGTTATTCGTCATAATGAAGAATATGAAAGTATTGAAGGTGTCGATGATGGTGTGATTGTTCACTTAAAATCAGGTAAAAAAGTCAAAGCAGATTGCCTACTCTATGCGAATGGTCGAACAGGAAATACAGACACACTTGGCTTAGAAAACGTGGGTATTAAAACAGATAGTCGTGGACAAGTTTCTGTTAATGCACATTACCAGACCAGTTGTGAACATATTTATGCAGTCGGTGATGTCATTGGCTACCCAAGTCTGGCTTCAGCCGCTTATGATCAAGGTCGAATTGCAGCTTTGGCGATCACAACCGGAAAATCAGAAACACATTTAATTGAAGATATTCCGACAGGGATCTACACCATTCCTGAAATTAGTTCTGTTGGTAAAACAGAGCAACAACTCACTGCAATGAAAATTCCTTATGAAGTGGGTCGTTCTCAATTTAAACATCTAGCAAGAGCGCAAATTGCGGGCATGAATGTAGGGAGTTTGAAAATTCTCTTCCACCGTGAAACCAAGCAGATTTTAGGTATTCACTGTTTTGGTGAGCGTGCGGCTGAAATTATTCATATCGGCCAAGCGATTATGGAACAAAAAGGTGAAGGTAATACTATCGAATATTTCGTTAATACAACCTTCAACTATCCAACAATGGCAGAAGCCTACCGAGTTGCTGCACTTAATGGTTTAAATCGCTTATTTTAA
- the oxyR gene encoding DNA-binding transcriptional regulator OxyR, with protein MNIRDLEYLVALAEHKHFRRAADSCHVSQPTLSGQIRKLEDELGVMLLERTSRKVLFTQQGLLLVDQAKTVLREVKVLQEMASLQGESMAGPLHIGLIPTVGPYLLPHIIPELHKNYPKLEMYLHEAQTHSLLAQLDSGKLDCAILAMVKESAPFIEVPLFEEPMKLAIYEEHPWHERESVPMGDLAGQRLLMLEDGHCLRDQALGFCFQAGAKEDTHFRATSLETLRNMVAAGSGITLLPDLSVPQEQKRDGVCYLECTDPNPSRSIILVYRPGSPLRNRYEQLAETIREHMTAFYAEKQNALK; from the coding sequence ATGAATATCCGTGACTTGGAATATCTGGTGGCTCTAGCTGAGCATAAACATTTTCGTCGTGCGGCAGATTCTTGCCATGTGAGTCAACCAACATTAAGTGGTCAAATTCGCAAACTTGAAGATGAACTTGGTGTGATGTTGCTTGAAAGAACTAGCCGTAAGGTTCTATTTACTCAACAAGGTTTGTTGCTGGTGGATCAAGCGAAAACCGTTTTACGTGAAGTCAAAGTGCTACAAGAAATGGCTTCATTGCAAGGCGAAAGTATGGCAGGGCCTTTACATATTGGGCTTATTCCTACTGTTGGCCCTTATTTATTGCCTCATATCATTCCTGAATTACATAAAAACTACCCTAAGTTAGAGATGTATCTTCATGAAGCTCAAACTCATAGCTTATTAGCTCAATTAGATAGCGGAAAGCTTGATTGTGCAATTCTAGCAATGGTCAAAGAGAGTGCGCCGTTTATTGAAGTGCCTCTATTTGAAGAGCCCATGAAATTGGCAATTTATGAAGAGCATCCATGGCATGAACGTGAGTCTGTGCCGATGGGCGACTTAGCGGGTCAGCGTTTATTAATGTTAGAAGATGGGCACTGTTTACGCGACCAAGCGTTAGGGTTCTGCTTCCAAGCGGGTGCTAAAGAAGATACACATTTTAGAGCAACGAGTTTAGAGACTTTGCGTAATATGGTCGCTGCTGGTAGCGGAATAACCTTATTACCTGATTTATCGGTACCTCAAGAACAAAAACGTGATGGGGTTTGTTATCTAGAATGTACTGATCCCAATCCATCACGTTCTATTATTTTGGTTTATCGTCCCGGATCGCCTTTGCGTAATCGTTATGAACAGTTAGCGGAGACAATCCGTGAACATATGACCGCATTTTATGCAGAAAAACAAAACGCATTAAAATAA
- the argH gene encoding argininosuccinate lyase — protein sequence MALWGGRFSQEADQRFKQFNDSLRFDFRLAQQDIFGSVAWSKALVTVGVLSQDEQAQLEQALNELSEEVTANPQSILQSDAEDIHSWVESKLIAKVGDLGKKLHTGRSRNDQVATDLKLWCKEEVIHLRQAIVELQKALVITAEQNQNAVMPGYTHLQRAQPVTFAHWCLAYNEMLARDESRLADALKRLDVSPLGCGALAGTAYDIDREQLAEWLGFASATNNSLDSVSDRDHVLELLSSAAIGMVHLSRFAEDLIFFNSGEAGFIELSDKVTSGSSLMPQKKNPDALELIRGKCGRVQGALTGMMMTLKGLPLAYNKDMQEDKEGLFDAIDTWSDCLHMATLVLDGIQIRRPRCEEAAKQGYANATELADYLVAKGVPFREAHHIVGEVVVCAIEQGKAIEELPLSELQMFNSKIMIDVYDILSLQSCLDKRLAKGGVSQKQVAYAIAKAKEVLDMDK from the coding sequence ATGGCACTCTGGGGTGGACGTTTTAGTCAGGAAGCTGATCAACGGTTTAAACAATTCAATGATTCACTGCGGTTTGATTTTCGACTGGCACAACAGGATATCTTTGGCTCAGTAGCTTGGTCTAAAGCGTTAGTCACAGTTGGCGTATTGTCGCAAGATGAACAAGCTCAACTTGAGCAAGCGTTAAATGAATTATCAGAAGAAGTAACGGCAAACCCACAGTCTATCTTGCAAAGTGATGCTGAAGATATTCATAGCTGGGTTGAGAGTAAGCTTATCGCCAAAGTGGGCGATTTAGGTAAAAAATTACATACAGGCCGCAGCCGTAATGATCAGGTCGCAACAGACTTAAAGCTATGGTGTAAAGAAGAAGTTATTCACCTTCGCCAAGCGATTGTTGAGCTACAAAAAGCCTTAGTTATCACCGCAGAACAAAATCAAAATGCTGTGATGCCGGGTTACACTCATTTACAGCGCGCTCAGCCAGTCACTTTTGCGCATTGGTGTTTAGCGTACAATGAAATGCTAGCCAGAGATGAAAGTCGTTTAGCGGATGCATTAAAACGTTTAGATGTTAGTCCGCTAGGTTGTGGGGCTTTAGCCGGAACGGCTTATGATATCGATCGTGAACAATTAGCGGAATGGTTAGGTTTTGCGAGCGCAACCAATAATAGCTTAGATAGTGTATCCGATCGTGATCATGTCTTAGAGCTATTATCCTCTGCAGCTATTGGTATGGTGCATTTATCTCGTTTTGCAGAAGATCTTATTTTCTTTAATAGTGGTGAAGCGGGCTTTATTGAATTATCAGACAAAGTGACTTCTGGCTCATCATTAATGCCACAAAAGAAAAATCCAGATGCACTGGAGCTTATCCGTGGGAAATGTGGACGAGTACAAGGCGCATTAACAGGCATGATGATGACTTTAAAAGGCCTGCCTCTCGCTTACAATAAAGATATGCAAGAAGATAAAGAAGGGCTGTTTGACGCTATCGATACATGGTCTGATTGTTTGCATATGGCAACGCTTGTTCTTGATGGGATCCAAATCCGTCGCCCTCGTTGTGAAGAAGCGGCTAAACAAGGTTATGCGAATGCCACTGAACTGGCAGATTATCTGGTTGCTAAAGGCGTGCCATTTCGTGAAGCTCACCATATTGTGGGTGAAGTGGTTGTTTGCGCTATTGAGCAAGGTAAAGCGATTGAAGAACTTCCTCTTTCTGAATTACAGATGTTTAACAGTAAAATCATGATTGATGTGTACGATATTTTATCGCTTCAATCTTGCTTAGATAAACGTCTTGCAAAAGGCGGTGTTTCTCAAAAACAGGTTGCTTATGCGATAGCAAAAGCCAAAGAAGTTTTAGATATGGATAAATAA
- a CDS encoding argininosuccinate synthase, whose amino-acid sequence MTKGIKKIVLAYSGGLDTSAIIPWLKEHYDNCEVVAFVADVGQSRDDLVGVEQKALASGASECYVVDLREEFIKDYVYPVLKTGALYEGSYLLGTSMARPVIAKAQVELALKLGADAVAHGATGKGNDQVRFESTYAALAPQLKVVAPWREWDLRSREALLDYLKVRNIPTTATLEKIYSRDENAWHISTEGGVLESPWNASNDDCWAWTVDPKKAPETPELVTVTVKAGEVVAVNGKTQSPFECLDTLNTLGVKHGIGRIDIVENRLVGMKSRGCYETPGGTIMMAALRGVEQLVLDRDAFKWRQQLGLEMSYVAYDGRWFTPIRASLQAAAESLAKDVNGEVVLELYKGHVNAIQKKSDNSLYSEEFATFGEDEVYDHSHAEGFIRLYSLPSRIRALSKK is encoded by the coding sequence ATGACTAAAGGTATTAAGAAAATCGTATTGGCATACTCTGGCGGATTGGATACATCGGCAATCATTCCTTGGCTAAAAGAGCATTATGATAACTGTGAGGTTGTCGCTTTTGTTGCTGATGTTGGTCAAAGCCGTGATGATTTAGTGGGTGTAGAACAAAAAGCATTAGCCTCAGGTGCTTCAGAGTGTTACGTCGTTGATTTACGTGAAGAGTTTATCAAAGATTATGTCTATCCTGTATTAAAAACAGGTGCTTTATATGAAGGTAGCTATTTATTAGGTACTTCAATGGCTCGTCCTGTTATCGCTAAAGCACAAGTTGAACTCGCATTAAAATTAGGTGCAGATGCTGTTGCTCATGGTGCAACGGGTAAAGGTAACGATCAGGTTCGTTTTGAAAGTACTTATGCGGCACTTGCTCCACAGCTTAAAGTGGTTGCTCCTTGGAGAGAGTGGGATTTACGTTCTCGTGAAGCGCTGTTGGATTATCTAAAAGTTCGTAATATCCCAACAACAGCAACCCTTGAGAAAATTTATAGCCGTGATGAAAACGCATGGCATATTTCAACAGAAGGTGGCGTATTAGAGAGCCCGTGGAATGCTTCAAATGACGATTGCTGGGCATGGACCGTTGATCCTAAAAAAGCACCAGAAACACCAGAATTAGTCACGGTTACAGTTAAAGCGGGTGAAGTGGTCGCAGTAAACGGTAAAACACAATCACCTTTTGAATGTTTAGATACACTAAATACATTAGGTGTTAAACACGGTATCGGACGTATTGATATTGTTGAAAACCGTTTAGTGGGAATGAAATCTCGTGGCTGCTACGAAACCCCAGGGGGCACTATCATGATGGCGGCTCTGCGTGGTGTTGAGCAACTTGTTCTTGATAGAGATGCATTTAAATGGCGTCAGCAACTAGGCTTAGAGATGTCTTATGTGGCTTATGATGGACGTTGGTTTACGCCAATCCGTGCTTCACTACAAGCTGCCGCTGAATCGCTGGCAAAAGATGTGAATGGCGAAGTGGTTTTAGAGCTCTATAAAGGTCATGTGAATGCTATTCAGAAGAAATCAGACAACAGCCTATACTCTGAAGAGTTTGCAACCTTTGGTGAAGATGAAGTTTACGATCACAGCCATGCTGAAGGCTTTATCCGTTTATATTCCCTGCCATCTCGTATTCGTGCACTGAGCAAGAAATAA
- the argB gene encoding acetylglutamate kinase → MEPLIIKLGGVLLDNEEALTRFFTALQQYRSTHSRPLVIVHGGGCLVDELMGKLQLPVVKKQGLRVTPADQIDIITGALAGSANKTLLSWATKFGLNGVGLSLGDGQLAKVTQINEELGHVGNATPGSPDLLNLLLRAGYLPIISSIGMTEKGELMNVNADQAATAIAETLGADLVLLSDVSGILDGKGQKIAEMSAEKAQMLIDQGIITDGMIVKVNAALEAAKTLGRPVEIASWRNAEKLTTLFNGVAVGTRILA, encoded by the coding sequence ATGGAACCATTAATTATCAAACTGGGTGGTGTGCTCCTTGATAATGAAGAAGCGTTAACGCGGTTTTTCACTGCATTACAACAATATCGCTCAACGCATTCTCGTCCTTTAGTCATCGTACATGGTGGTGGCTGTTTGGTGGATGAGTTAATGGGTAAATTGCAATTGCCTGTGGTGAAAAAGCAAGGTCTTCGTGTCACACCCGCAGATCAGATAGACATTATTACAGGGGCGCTTGCCGGAAGTGCCAATAAAACCTTGTTATCGTGGGCAACCAAGTTTGGGCTTAATGGTGTGGGACTTTCTTTGGGTGATGGACAATTAGCTAAAGTCACTCAAATCAATGAAGAGTTAGGCCATGTAGGAAATGCAACTCCCGGCTCTCCTGATTTACTCAATTTATTATTGAGGGCTGGCTATCTACCTATTATCAGTTCTATCGGGATGACGGAAAAAGGTGAGCTGATGAATGTGAATGCCGATCAAGCGGCAACCGCTATTGCTGAAACATTAGGTGCTGATTTAGTCCTGCTTTCTGATGTCAGTGGCATTTTAGATGGTAAAGGTCAGAAGATTGCAGAGATGTCAGCTGAGAAAGCACAGATGTTAATCGATCAGGGCATCATCACTGACGGCATGATAGTGAAAGTAAACGCGGCATTGGAAGCGGCTAAAACGTTAGGACGGCCTGTTGAAATTGCAAGCTGGCGCAATGCTGAAAAACTGACGACATTATTTAATGGTGTTGCAGTAGGAACCCGAATTTTAGCTTAA